The Halogeometricum borinquense DSM 11551 region GGGGGCTGGCGAGTACATCGATGGGGCGTCCATCGGCGGGATGATTGAAGCGATTGCGAGCGAATCGGAGTTAGAACCAGACGAAGTCGCCGCAATCGTCGAGAATTACAAGGTCAGTGGGACGGTTCACAGTGGAGCCAAAGGCCACGACGCACTGAACCTCAAGGCGCTGAAAGAGGCCCAGAACCTGTTGGAAGAGGCAGACATCGCTTCGGATATCAACCAAGAGTTACTGGCGGAATTAGAAGACTCGGACCTGCGTGCTGACCTCGCAATCTCCGAGATGAAAGCTGACCGAGGTCGTGAAAACGGCAAGGGACTCGAACACTTCGACAGCCCTGAAGAGGCCTTCGAGACGGTCAAAGAGTTCCAAAACGACCAAGAGAAACTCGAACAGCGGCTTTCAGAGTTGGACAACCGGCTGAAACAGACGATTGGCCGGTCGAATATCCGGCTCTCCGAAAAGCAGAAAGAGACGCTGGAAAATCTCGCCGACCAGGTCGACAGCCCGTATTCGGGGCAGGCAGTCAGCATTCTGCTGAACTACATGTCGGTCGCGTCTACTGAGAAGACACTGTCGGGAATCCTTGCGACTGCAACGTCAACCGGTCCAATGGGTGGTGTCATCCTAGCTATGGGCGTGGTTTCGACCATCACCACTATACTGCCGCAAGTCGTCTCCATGCTTGAGAGCGGTCTGACTACCCGCTCGGACGATGATACCACTGAGACGGACGATTCACGGGGTCTGACATAAGATGAAGGCAAAGATAACCGGCGAAGATGATGTTCGTGTGGGACTCCATGTTACTGACAATAATGGAGTAAAGCACAAGATCGAGATGGAGTTTAATGGTGAAATTAAATACCATAATCAAGACGGCTATCCAGACAAGCCGAAGAATCGAACACCCAATGGAAATGCACACGTAAACCAGACCTGTCGATACGCCCGCTACCACGTCTATCAAGAGACCGAGTACACCCCACTCCCACCCGAGGAAAACCTCCCAGGAATCAAGAAGGTCAAGCAGGCAATTGCGGACCTCTCAGTCAAGGAGTTTGAGGCGTACTTCAGCGATACCTACGACCAAGTGCTATCAAACCATCCAAGTGTCACTCCACCTGTTCCACATCCAGAATCAGTCCCGCAGAATGGATACATCCTCTACCTGATTGACGTGTACCTCGACGACAACGACGAAATCGAGGCTGTCTCGGACATCCACCTCCAGTATCTGGACGAAAATGGTGACAAAACCCAGGACTGGAACGACGACCCATTCCCCGACCGGCAGCCCGACGCCCGCCTCCAGCTCTTCGGAAAGTATGTTCCATCGATGGATGTGTTTCAAGAGTTCGTCGTCTACCATCTCCGGTGTCAACTTCGGGATGTCTACATCGGGGCAGGTCTGGAACCACCTGAAAAGTACCGGGTTCTTGGACGTGGCGATGACGACCTCACGAGTCGTTACCACAACGATAAAGTAACTATCTACGACGACTACCACCTCGAAGAAGCCGACATCCCCGGATACGAACTTGAGTTCGACTACGGATTTGGGGAACTCGGTAAACAAAGCGTCATCAACGCCAAGCGAAAGGGAATCGGCGCTGAGAATCCAGACGACGCTGATAGTAGGTTAGCCAATCCATCACAGGATGGAGAAGAGGGACTGCTCGAAACGGTATCATCGGTACTCCGAGGGAGCGACACTGACCAGACCGAGACGTAATCTCGGGGAACCCTTCTAAACAACAAATTTGTGGGCCCGTGCACGTGCGTCAACAGACTGGTGGTGCGGTAAGTATGCTCCCGCAGACGGGTGCGTTGGAAATCGACCCCGACGAGCGGCTGGAGCGTGAGGCTGAGGAGACCGCTCAACGCGTGATGCGTGGTGGGGAGCTGGGCGTGAAACCGCTCAGTCAGACTGAGTACCACATTCAGCGGATTCCAGAGGGAACAGCGGAATTCTACGAGGGCGTCATCGACGCGATCAAGCGCGAGTCAGCTCTCACGGACGACGATGTCGAGCGGATTAAGGACGAAGTGGCGCAGGACGTGGCTGGAACAGACTACGCTGGGGCGAAAGGCCACGACGAATTGAACGTGAAGGTACTCGAAAAAGCCCAGCAGAAAGCCCAACAAAAAGCCGAGGAACTCGGCGCTGTCGATAAGGTGAACAAAACGCTTGCAGAGTCCGATCTGGTGCGTGGAAACAATGAATCTGGGAACATCGATAGCCTCACCGACGGGGAGAAATCGGCGATGGATGTCGTTCACGAACAGGCACAGGTCGAAAAGACGCTCGACGAACTGGACGCCGAACTGAGTTCCCTACTCTCCGACGAGAACATCCGACTGACAGCGACTCAGGAATCCGAAATCAAGTCTCTCCAGCAGAAGCTGGCCGAACAATTCGACTCCCCCGTCGCCGAACTGGTCATCACGTGGCTGCTGGACAACCTTACAGGGGCAGCGACGAGCGTAACGAGCCTCTCGGCGCTGTTCGCAAAAGAGATGGGCGCGGCAGATGCATCGACCGCTGCCGGTGCGATCGTCATGGCTGTCTCGATGGGCCTGGCGCTGTTCGTCAAAACCATAACCACTGACTACGATGTTGGTGATGATACTGGCGCAGAAAACGATCCGACTGGGGTGAGAGAATGATGGACGGAGATATCATCGGTGAAAACGAAGACGGTATCGGTGTCGATGTTTCGGATAACAACGAGATCATACACGAGATCTCGATTGAAAAGGGTAGTTGGGAGATCGTATACCACGAGCAAGACGGCTACCCTGACAAGGCAGCCAAACGCACGCCAGATGGTAACGAGCACGTCAACCAGGCGAGAAGATTCGCTCGGTATCACGTGTACAAAGAACGCGGCTACGAGACGTTCCCATGGGACGAACACATCGGATACATCGAAACTGTCGGTGATGCCATCAAGAGCCTCTCAACCGAGGAGTTCGAGGACTACTTCGGCGAGTTCTACGAGACGGTTGCTGGCTCGCTCAGCCTCAACAGTGGGGGAGACATCACAGCTCTCTTCGCGGCGATCCAAGAGAAGGCCAACGCGTACTACATCGACGTGTACCTCGACAACGATGGACAGGTAGAGGCAACCTCAGAGGTGCGGCAGATAATTCCTACCGACGACTGGCAAGAGGAACTCGAATCACCGCCGGAAGACACCGACCGCGTTCCTGACGCACGCATCGAATTGATGCCGATGCCGCTGCCATCGATCGAGTTGTTCCAGCCTATTGTTGTCCACCAGACGAGATGCCAGATTCGAGACTGCTACATCGTCATGGGCGAGGAACCACCCGAAGAGTATCGCCTACTGGGCTTTGGGAAGTACAAATTCGCCTCGCTCTATCAGCGAGGCGACCTCTCGCTGTACGAGGACTACACCCGTCTCGACGCCGACATTCCTGGCTACACGGTCGGCCTCGGCCTCGAAGAGTACCCAGAAATCGAAGGACAGGTCAAATCGCTGTTGTCGGCGTTCGCCGACGAATAACCTCCCGTGGCTTCTTGTTTGGCGTGTGGTTCTGGCTGCGATGTGTCCAGCACTGTCGAGTACGACCCGAACTCCGCGGAGGCCAGCACGTCCTCGCTCACGAGCTCGCGCACGTTCGCCAGCAGACCGGCGGCGCAGTGTCGATGCTCCCGCAGACGGGCGAACTCGAAATCGCCCACCGAAATCGGTTCCATACTATCCACCAGATATTATCATGGACTACTATTTTGTCGATCAGAACGGATCAATCCTGATGCAGAGTATATCAGTAACGAAATTCAAGAAAAGAGACAGATCCGAATTGTTGATCCAAACACGTGAAATCGGAAGAGACGCGTAACCAGCACGCTCAGTAGTTCTCATCCCGACTGTAACCACAGATCACCGCTGTGGGAGGTTAGTCCGCACGAGATCGAGAGATTACGCTAGCAAATACGAACCAAGTCTTTCGAGCGCATCCACGCCCTGTGCTTCACCCTCCAACTGCGGCACACAGTTGATCGGCACTGAAAACCGCTCCTCAACCGCTTCGATTCGGTCTCGATGCCGCTCGGCATCCCGCTGGCATCGGTCACAACGACAGCCGTCGGGATTCTCGAAGACGCGATTCACCACCACACAGTCGGAGGGAACTGATGCCTCGTCAAGCCTCTCGACCAACCGCTCAGCTTCAGCAATTGCCATACGCTCTGGAGTGAGCACCACACAAAAATGAGTCCGTGACGGATCACGCAACACCTGCTGAACGGACCCAACGCGCTCTTGGAGCGACACTACCTCGTCAGAACCACTATTTGAACCCCAATATGCTGCCGGGCCGAAAAACACGCTTTTGGCCGCCTGTGCAGTCCGCCGAACGCGCCGTTGAACTTCGCCAGCAACGCCGAGTGTCTCCCCGAGCACTTCTGGCAAGTCGAGTAGTCGGAGCGTATGCCCAGTCGGTGCAGTGTCGAATACGACGTGGCTGTACCCGGCGTCGGCGTAGCGGGCGATGTACTCCAGAGCAGCCACCTCATCGCCACCCGGTACGAGTCCGGCCTTGAACAGTCGCTCCAAATCGTCGTCATCCAGTCGCAGTCCGGCGTCTCGAAACTCGTCGGCGAGTGCCTCAACGACGTGCCGGTAAGCCTCCTGTCCGGTTTCGGCATCAACTTCGATGGCAAACAGTGAGTCAACAACCTCCGTGGGTTCTCCACTGAGTTCTTGTTCGAAAGCGTCGCCGAGTGAGTGGGCAGGATCAGTTGAGACCACGAGTGTGTCTCCCTCACGCCGTTTCGAGAGCGCGAGAGCGTGCGCTGCCGCACAGGTCGTCTTTCCGACGCCACCTTTCCCTCCGTACAGAACAATGTCGGTTTCGTCACCGTGCGGATGCTCTGTCTCGGTCATTGCGTTGGTGTAGGGTCTGTAAGGTTACAAAGGCGTGGGCGGCCCTCATCGCGCGTGTGCGTGAGTAGAAAAGCGTGCGCGAGTAGAAGCAGGGCGAAGATGAGAGAGAACAGGAGTGAGACAGTAGCGCTCGGAGGTTATAGATCCGGCCGTGGTGCGAGTCCGGTCCAGTCGATAATCGCGTGCTCGCTGTGGTAGTTCTGGAGTTGGTCGGCGCGTTCGTAGCGGCCAGTGAACGAAGTGATGCCGTGGCCCGTCACTTGCGCGTCGCTCGGTGGTCGAACCCCCATGCCGACGTAGCAATCTCGGAGTTGGCAGCGGAAGTGATCGACCAGGGTTCGCTGGAACGCTGCCACGGAGATAATCGGCGTATGGTCTGGTGTAAGTTGGATGCGGGCAGCGAGCGTGGCATCCTCGTCCGGTTCCGTCCCGTCACCGTATTCGATGCGTGTCGGTCCGTCTGTATTCCAGTGGACACGGAGCGGAGAGATAACGCGGAGGAACTGCTCGCTGGACGCATCTTCAGTAAAGGTGGACTCAGATGTCGAGAGCACGCGGTTCAGACGGGAGAACAGGTCCGAATCTTTCCGGTCAGGACGGACATCAAGTGCCTGTCGGATTTCTCCGAGGCTGTTCAGTTCGGCGAGGACTTCGGCGAGTCGCCGGATCTCCTCGGTATCCAAGGTGAGGTGAATGTCCTGTTCGATGAGTTCCCAATCTGCGTCTGGCGCTACCTGTGGAGGTTCCACTGGCGGGGTATCGTTCGTCCGGAGAGCGGCGAGTTGGTCGTAACAGGTCGTGAGATGCGATTCGAGTGTGTCCTGAGCCATCGCGCCGATCAACAGTGTCGTGACGGCGAGTCGGTCGGGATCAGCGATCTGATCGGATTGACTGTACGGTGAGAGGGCGTTAGATCCGGTTGTGCGGGTGAGATAGTACTTCGCAAAACGTTCGACGCGAGCCAAGCGCTCTTTGACCCCTAGTGATCGGTCATCGCTGTCGGGAAAATGTTGGTCACACCAGTGGTCTGTGACCTCCCCTTCCTTAGAGAGGGTGAGGTGGTGTTGTACATCATCATGGTCGGTGATTCGAAGCTCGACTGTACGGTCCGTTTCGGAGTGTTCGGTGACGTTCATACTGAATTAGTATCGGATTTCGTCGGTGGGAGCGTTGAACGAGGACATTGGAGCGGTCTATATTCCTGTTATTTCAGTAATCGGAAGGTAGGGATTAAATTGTGTGGTCTCGTCCGGATAGAAATTGGTGGTGCGTTGGAGGAAAGTTCGGTTTGTAATGTTTTCTAACCGAACATTTTATAAGAGAACAATGTTATCCTCAGTGTACTAACCTTACTTCGTATGCCACGTGACGATACCTACTCGGATTCGGATACGCCTGCTCTGTCGCAGTTCCAGAAGAACCGATTCTTCAAGGGCAAGTTGATGACGCCCCGCGACATGGAAGCAGAACAGGCGTACCACGCCGAACGCTTGCATACGATCAACCGCTTCCTCAACGGGAAAGGTATCGTTCACGGCATCGAGATACAATCTGTGACAGAGACCGACGATGGTCTCGACGTCACCCTGACGCCGGGGTTGGCTCTAGATGGCAACGGTCGGCCCATCGTCGTCGAACAGGTCACGACGAAGTCCGTCCCCATGCCTGCCGATGACGAGGTGTATTTCTTCCTCGAATTTACTGAGGCCGCGATGGAGACGATTCCGGTACCAGACACGGAAGGTGCAGTTGACGACGATACCGCACCCAACCGTGCTGTCGAATCGTTCACGCTGACGTATCATGAGACGGAACCCGACGAGGTGGCTGCTGTTCCGGATGTCGATATTCCGAACCTGCAGGTAGATAATTTCGACCCGCAAACGCTTCGAGAAGCTCTCTCTGAGCAGTATCAACAGTACCAGTCGAGCCGTGGCAGTTCCGGGCCAGCCGTCTTCGTCGGTGCCTTCGAGCGGACACCCGATGGAAATTGGGTACCGATTGATGACGCTCCAGCACGGCCGGTCGTGTTCGACAGCGAGTATCTGTTTGGTGTACTGGTTGATCACGTTGCAGACACCGACAATCCGCACCGGACTCCCGTCACGAAGGAGCCGATGGATGTGCCGGAAGACGTCGATGAGATCATGGACGCACTGGAGGGACTACAGGCGCAGGTCGAAACACTGCAGGACGACCGCCGGTCTCTCACGAGGTACGTCATGCGGAAGACGATCAAAGACCGGATTCGGTTCTTCGAGGAACTCGCAGACAGAGTACAAGAGCAAAGTGGCGAAGCCAGTCAGATCGCACGAAGTATCGTTGATCGGTCGCGTGAGAACCTGCAGGCAGTTCGTGTGCGAGAAGAAGACTACGAAAAGCAGTTAGATAATCTCATCGCTCCGTTGGTCGAGCTTGGCGATTGTCTCGAACCGGTAACCACAGAAGAGAGCCTCGAGGATTATCTGCGGGCCGTGTCGAACCTACAATCGGCCGTCGAAGAAGATCGGTCGTTGTTAGATCAGGTTGACGCACACGACGAAGTGTGTGAAGCGGCGGATTCACTCGAGGTACTCCTGGACGTTGTCCCAGTGACCAACAAATAGCGATCCACCGTGCCACCAAATGTGTCAGGCAGAAATGGAAGCCTGATTCAATCGCGTGGTGAACCGGTTATGATCTCGTGGTTGCGTTCGAGTGGGAGATATCGGGGAGGAGTCACAGAGGTCACCGCAGGGTTGAGAATACACAGATAACTCTGCGAGTTGTCTTCATTTCTGGTATCAGACCCACCTCTAGATATTTAAATTAATTAAGTAAGTGATAAGATTTATAACCATACAGTTAGTAGATTGACATCGTTGGAGTCAGAAAACAGATGAGTGAATATCAGTCTCCAGGCGTTTATGTCGAAGAGGTCCAGAGCGGAAGCAAATCCGTCGAAGGAGTCAGCACTAGTACTGCTGGCTTCCTCGGCCAGACCGAACGCGGCCCGGTCGAACCCCGCCTTGTCACGAATTACGCCGATTTCGAGCGGCTCTACGGTGCGAGCCCGAAGTCCTCCGATCTTGATGCCGCTGTTGACGGGTTCTTCAAAAACGGCGGTAGCCGCTGTTTCATCGGACGCGTCAGTGGTGCCGATATCGACGACGTAGCGACTGGCATCCTCGCAGACGACGAGGGCAACGAAATCGCCGAAGTCGAGGCCAACGGTCCCGGCCAGTGGGGCGAATCCGTCGCCGTCATCGTCGAAGACAGTCAGTACCCCAACCAGTTCGACATCACCGTTCGCTACTGGTCCGGCGACCTCGAAGCAGTCAGCAAGCCGCACGGCGACCGACCCGACCCGTCGCCTGACGTCGAAGAGGTCTACGACGGCCTGTCGGCTGATCCTGAGGCAAGCAACTTCTACGAGAAGCAACTCGAAAGCTCGGTTCTCGTGGACATCGAGTACAAAGACGACGGCACGCCCGTTGACGGCCTGACCTGGCTGCACCGCGACAGCCACCCCACCGCGTACTCCGACGGTGGTCTCGTCGAAACCGACGAAGAAGAGACGGTCGTTCACATCCCCGAGGACCTCGACGAACTCGAGCAGGAGAGCCTCGAAGGCATCGCCGAGCCTCTCGAAATCGAAATCGACGAGGACGCCGACAAAGACGACCTCGTCGTCGAACTCGAAGAGGTCCGCGAAGGCGAACGAGACGTCGACGTCGAAATCGTCACCGAGAAGCCAGAGGCAGACGGCGAAGTCACCCTCAAAGACTACGAAGGTGTCAACAAGCCCGGTCTCCGAACCGGTCTCGCCGGCTTCAAAGCGATCGACGAAATTTCGATGGTCTGCGCGCCGGACGAGAACGACATCGACGGTCTGACTGACTCGATTGTCGCACACTGTGAGAACATGGGCGACCGCTTTGCGATTCTGCAGTCGCCGCAGAACCCCGGTCCGGTCTCCGAGATGGAGACGCCGGTCGATTCCTCGTACGCGGCATACTACTACCCGTGGGTCAACGTGCTCGACCCCGTCACGAACCGAGAGAAACTCGTCCCGCCGGGCGGCCACATCGCCGGTATCTACTCGCGGACCGACCAGGAACACGGTGTCCACAAAGCGCCCGCTAACGAGACGCTTCGCGGCATCGTCGGCCTCCAGCACAACATCACGAAGGGTGAGCAGGACGTCCTGAACCCGAAGGGTATCAACTGCATCCGCAGCTTCCAGGGCCGCGGTATCCGCGTGTGGGGTGCTCGTACCACGTCGTCTGATCCCGAGTGGAAGTA contains the following coding sequences:
- a CDS encoding eCIS core domain-containing protein translates to MGTEVVHRQDCEDINARAFTVGNHIAFNHGEYDPTSPEGQHVLAHELAHVRQQTGGAVSMLPQTGELEIDPDERLEREAEETDKRVMQGGKIGVHRMHNSDVHIQRMGAGEYIDGASIGGMIEAIASESELEPDEVAAIVENYKVSGTVHSGAKGHDALNLKALKEAQNLLEEADIASDINQELLAELEDSDLRADLAISEMKADRGRENGKGLEHFDSPEEAFETVKEFQNDQEKLEQRLSELDNRLKQTIGRSNIRLSEKQKETLENLADQVDSPYSGQAVSILLNYMSVASTEKTLSGILATATSTGPMGGVILAMGVVSTITTILPQVVSMLESGLTTRSDDDTTETDDSRGLT
- a CDS encoding ArsA family ATPase; the encoded protein is MTETEHPHGDETDIVLYGGKGGVGKTTCAAAHALALSKRREGDTLVVSTDPAHSLGDAFEQELSGEPTEVVDSLFAIEVDAETGQEAYRHVVEALADEFRDAGLRLDDDDLERLFKAGLVPGGDEVAALEYIARYADAGYSHVVFDTAPTGHTLRLLDLPEVLGETLGVAGEVQRRVRRTAQAAKSVFFGPAAYWGSNSGSDEVVSLQERVGSVQQVLRDPSRTHFCVVLTPERMAIAEAERLVERLDEASVPSDCVVVNRVFENPDGCRCDRCQRDAERHRDRIEAVEERFSVPINCVPQLEGEAQGVDALERLGSYLLA
- a CDS encoding phage tail sheath family protein — its product is MSEYQSPGVYVEEVQSGSKSVEGVSTSTAGFLGQTERGPVEPRLVTNYADFERLYGASPKSSDLDAAVDGFFKNGGSRCFIGRVSGADIDDVATGILADDEGNEIAEVEANGPGQWGESVAVIVEDSQYPNQFDITVRYWSGDLEAVSKPHGDRPDPSPDVEEVYDGLSADPEASNFYEKQLESSVLVDIEYKDDGTPVDGLTWLHRDSHPTAYSDGGLVETDEEETVVHIPEDLDELEQESLEGIAEPLEIEIDEDADKDDLVVELEEVREGERDVDVEIVTEKPEADGEVTLKDYEGVNKPGLRTGLAGFKAIDEISMVCAPDENDIDGLTDSIVAHCENMGDRFAILQSPQNPGPVSEMETPVDSSYAAYYYPWVNVLDPVTNREKLVPPGGHIAGIYSRTDQEHGVHKAPANETLRGIVGLQHNITKGEQDVLNPKGINCIRSFQGRGIRVWGARTTSSDPEWKYLNVRRLFLFIEQSIQEGTQWAVFEPNEQDTWGRIRQSVTNFLRTVWRNGGLQGQSEDDAFYVKCGEETMSEDDIDNGRLIVEIGVAPVKPAEFVIFRISQDTEQA